One genomic segment of [Phormidium] sp. ETS-05 includes these proteins:
- the cas10 gene encoding type III-B CRISPR-associated protein Cas10/Cmr2, which yields MDKIEKDYPNALNAGLVWCLAWGNDRQPQYSRDILMQTVSAVLNETAPPPETRHLVAQVEALEKLEFPTAGLATLKDSPIWQQQTRIGLVYGGATKIKSYVWEAAQLQDIRGASAILDRINLVDLPGFFGNNTPKKVAEWLAANFPELAAALIPELIVYSTGGNILAFCPAAFVNNLADAIEKRYTHETLTANSCAVGETFRLLEIRLGRLQEPMENTPWLDWYRQNYQNDLVKAYFGSPKTEAEIVAAFQDRKSFNELALILAARFQQRRNGNDIPGVDRRSRRYPPMFETHPYFRRDEGDRRLAVTQAEELPGEPWFSEAVARKRLMGQISKRELPYGELPNWWKKAQLDWQPGEVETWVNKFEKFLAASDGRDRYYRGIPAKQITEARRMEEIGNSTNGFVAFIYADGNNMGGYIQKIKTAQEYRDFSQHISEATEQSVYRALAKHLAVHKLEKLNEPDSEGREDKWIHPFEIVTIGGDDVVLIVPANQALAIAHTICVEFEEFLCNIKDADNQYPYRLDDDNVIAKSVQCHRYEGSEPPPARCKLSISAGVVISEYKTPIYYTQNLAEQLMKSAKKMAKTLKNHESYQYHGGTVDFLALKSVTMISSNVESFRKEGLTHKSDKSSTLKLYSAPYTLPELAGLLETAKALKESKLPKSQIYQIRGFLERGKKTAILNYLYFRVRLESPYQELLKEKFEAAWCKAKTNNGNIAPWMYNQENQIYETIWRDLVDLYPFTEVSAKSEALEQGDKIEQTAMGVEVK from the coding sequence ATGGATAAAATCGAGAAAGATTACCCAAATGCCCTCAATGCGGGATTAGTTTGGTGTTTGGCTTGGGGGAACGATCGTCAACCCCAGTACAGCCGAGATATCTTGATGCAAACAGTCTCAGCAGTGCTGAACGAAACCGCCCCACCGCCAGAAACACGCCATTTAGTGGCACAAGTGGAAGCGCTGGAAAAGCTGGAATTTCCCACAGCAGGTTTAGCCACCCTGAAAGATAGCCCAATCTGGCAGCAGCAAACCCGAATTGGTTTAGTTTATGGCGGCGCTACCAAAATCAAAAGTTATGTATGGGAAGCAGCGCAATTACAAGATATTCGGGGCGCTTCCGCCATATTAGATAGAATTAATCTGGTGGATTTACCGGGATTTTTCGGGAATAATACGCCTAAAAAAGTGGCGGAATGGCTAGCAGCTAATTTCCCCGAATTGGCTGCAGCTCTGATTCCAGAGTTAATCGTCTATTCCACTGGCGGCAATATTCTGGCTTTTTGTCCCGCTGCTTTTGTTAACAACTTAGCCGATGCCATAGAAAAGCGCTACACCCATGAAACTCTAACGGCGAATAGCTGCGCTGTGGGGGAAACTTTCCGGTTGTTAGAAATCCGATTGGGGCGGCTGCAAGAGCCGATGGAAAATACACCCTGGCTGGATTGGTATCGCCAAAATTACCAGAATGACCTAGTGAAAGCCTATTTTGGCAGTCCCAAAACCGAGGCGGAAATTGTGGCCGCATTCCAAGACCGCAAGAGCTTTAATGAATTAGCGTTGATATTAGCGGCGCGATTTCAGCAGCGGCGCAATGGTAACGATATCCCCGGAGTTGATCGGCGCAGTCGCCGCTATCCGCCGATGTTTGAAACTCATCCTTATTTCAGGAGAGATGAGGGCGATCGACGTTTAGCCGTCACCCAGGCGGAGGAGTTACCGGGAGAGCCTTGGTTTTCTGAGGCTGTAGCCCGAAAACGGCTGATGGGACAGATATCTAAACGGGAATTACCCTACGGAGAACTACCCAATTGGTGGAAAAAAGCTCAGTTAGATTGGCAACCGGGGGAAGTCGAAACCTGGGTGAACAAGTTCGAGAAATTTTTGGCCGCCAGCGATGGGAGAGACCGTTATTATCGAGGCATACCGGCTAAACAGATTACAGAGGCTCGCCGGATGGAAGAAATCGGCAATAGCACTAATGGCTTTGTGGCTTTTATCTATGCTGATGGCAACAATATGGGGGGCTATATCCAGAAAATCAAAACTGCCCAGGAGTATCGGGACTTTAGCCAACATATTTCGGAGGCTACGGAACAGTCGGTTTATCGAGCTTTGGCCAAACATCTGGCGGTACATAAGCTAGAAAAGTTAAATGAACCCGACTCGGAAGGTCGCGAGGATAAATGGATTCATCCGTTTGAGATTGTGACGATCGGCGGCGATGATGTGGTGTTGATTGTCCCGGCGAATCAAGCCTTGGCCATTGCCCATACGATTTGTGTGGAATTTGAGGAATTTTTGTGTAATATCAAAGATGCTGATAATCAGTACCCCTATCGCCTCGATGATGATAATGTTATCGCCAAATCAGTCCAATGCCATCGCTATGAGGGGTCAGAACCACCCCCAGCGCGCTGTAAACTCAGTATATCGGCGGGAGTGGTGATTTCTGAATATAAAACCCCCATCTATTACACTCAGAATCTGGCGGAACAGTTGATGAAGTCGGCCAAGAAGATGGCGAAAACCCTCAAGAATCACGAGAGCTATCAATATCATGGGGGCACGGTGGACTTTTTGGCTCTCAAATCGGTAACGATGATTTCTTCTAACGTCGAATCCTTTAGGAAAGAGGGGTTAACTCATAAGTCTGATAAAAGCTCGACATTGAAACTGTATAGCGCCCCTTATACGCTGCCTGAATTGGCGGGATTACTGGAAACTGCTAAGGCACTCAAGGAGTCGAAGTTGCCGAAATCTCAAATCTACCAAATTCGCGGCTTCCTAGAACGGGGCAAAAAGACTGCTATCCTTAACTACCTCTATTTTCGGGTGCGCTTGGAATCGCCATATCAAGAGTTGCTGAAGGAAAAGTTTGAGGCAGCCTGGTGTAAAGCCAAAACTAACAACGGTAACATCGCCCCCTGGATGTATAATCAGGAAAATCAGATTTATGAGACTATCTGGCGGGATTTGGTAGATTTATATCCTTTTACCGAGGTATCGGCAAAATCCGAGGCATTGGAGCAAGGGGATAAAATTGAGCAAACCGCTATGGGGGTGGAGGTAAAATGA
- a CDS encoding RAMP superfamily CRISPR-associated protein — MTIDLSQLLSSAAESVAITAIIDTALCVGAGGSTGSLADKPIVRTADKKLLIPASQIKGRLRHECEKLARGLGWPVCDSPKADTMCPQLAGFSESQKTDFHREDYRLASYPEGRQHHCLICQIFGNPTLPSRVLFSDLICHQDPDTLAEVLRPGVTINRSRQTAEDQKLYFLETSPANLQLQFNGEIYFQPGCHQGRNR; from the coding sequence ATGACGATCGACTTATCGCAACTATTATCTAGCGCGGCAGAATCGGTGGCGATTACTGCTATAATTGATACTGCCTTATGTGTGGGGGCGGGGGGTTCTACGGGGTCGCTGGCGGATAAGCCGATCGTCCGCACGGCGGATAAAAAATTGCTGATTCCTGCGTCGCAAATTAAAGGCCGTTTGCGCCACGAATGTGAAAAACTAGCGCGGGGTTTGGGATGGCCCGTTTGTGACTCCCCCAAAGCCGACACGATGTGTCCACAACTGGCGGGGTTTTCAGAGAGCCAAAAAACCGATTTTCACCGGGAGGACTATCGGTTAGCATCATATCCCGAAGGGCGGCAACATCACTGCTTGATTTGTCAGATATTTGGCAATCCGACTTTGCCCTCGCGAGTTCTCTTTAGCGACCTAATTTGTCACCAAGACCCAGACACTTTGGCGGAAGTATTGCGCCCGGGAGTGACGATTAATCGCAGCCGCCAAACTGCGGAAGACCAAAAACTCTATTTTCTGGAAACTTCCCCCGCCAATCTGCAATTGCAGTTTAATGGCGAGATTTATTTTCAACCTGGTTGTCACCAGGGGCGAAACCGCTGA